In Tachysurus vachellii isolate PV-2020 chromosome 1, HZAU_Pvac_v1, whole genome shotgun sequence, a genomic segment contains:
- the sirt6 gene encoding NAD-dependent protein deacetylase sirtuin-6, with protein sequence MSVNYAAGLSPYADKGICGLPEVFDDPDELRAKVENLAQLIRDSQYMVVHSGAGISTSTGIPDFRGPKGVWTMEQRGESPQFDTTFEDAKPSITHMALLQLQRSGYLKYLISQNVDGLHLRSGFPRDRLSELHGNMFVEECEKCGKQYVREKVIGVMGLKPTGRYCESTRSRGLRACRGKLISTILDWEDSLPDRDLQRADEASRRADLALTLGTSLQIKPSGDLPLLTKRTGGKVVIVNLQPTKHDKHAHMIIHGYVDEVMGQLMKHLGLEIPEWAGPTLCESSGGDADILPYGTWKKEVKIELKIEEKKEPAVKRKAPKKDSDGGVKREEDVEEEKIPCKHKGIGDSRSKPVSELNRVEEKSETELCSSSGGQAKKLRIDTPST encoded by the exons ATGTCTGTCAACTATGCTGCTGGATTATCTCCCTACGCGGATAAAGGAATCTGTGGTCTCCCTGAG GTGTTCGATGATCCGGACGAGTTGCGAGCTAAAGTGGAGAATTTGGCTCAGTTGATCAGAGACTCGCAGTACATGGTGGTGCACTCGGGCGCTGGAATCAGTACCTCTACAGGCATCCCTGACTTCAG AGGACCGAAAGGCGTGTGGACGATGGAGCAAAGAGGAGAGAGCCCTCAGTTTGACACTACTTTTGAAGACGCTAAGCCGAGCATAACTCACATGGCCCTGCTACAGCTGCAGAGGTCTGGCTACCTCAAATACCTCATCAGCCAAAACGTGGACGGCCTTCACCTGCGCTCGGGTTTCCCCag ggaccGATTATCCGAGCTTCACGGAAACATGTTCGTGGAGGAATGTGAGAAGTGCGGCAA GCAGTACGTGCGCGAAAAGGTAATTGGGGTCATGGGTCTGAAACCCACAGGGCGCTACTGTGAAAGCACTCGATCCAGAGGACTCAGAGCATGCAG AGGGAAGCTGATCAGCACTATTCTCGACTGGGAGGACTCACTTCCTGACAGAGATCTGCAACGTGCAGATGAGGCCAGCAG GCGAGCTGACCTGGCCCTTACCTTGGGTACGTCTCTTCAAATTAAGCCTAGTGGTGACCTGCCTCTTCTGACCAAACGTACTGGAGGCAAAGTGGTGATAGTGAACCTGCAACCAACCAAACAT GACAAGCATGCCCACATGATCATCCATGGTTACGTGGATGAAGTCATGGGTCAGCTGATGAAGCACTTGGGCTTAGAGATCCCAGAGTGGGCGGGGCCAACGCTGTGCGAATCCTCAGGCGGCGACGCGGACATCCTGCCCTACGGCACCTGGAAAAAGGAAGTGAAGATCGAACTGAAgatagaggaaaagaaagaacctGCAGTGAAGAGGAAAGCGCCAAAGAAGGACAGTGATGGAGGAGTCAAAAGAGAGGAAGATGTTGAGGAAGAGAAGATTCCATGTAAACACAAGGGTATAGGAGACAGTAGATCAAAACCAGTCAGTGAGCTTAACAGAGTGGAGGAGAAATCTGAGACTGAACTCTGCTCTTCTTCTGGGGGTCAAGCTAAAAAGCTACGGATTGACACTCCATCCACATAG